ACGCCCGACGCCACCGCCCCGGCCGCCTGGTCGCCGGCGGCCTGGCCCTCGTGCTGCTGCTCGGGACGGCCTACGCCGCCGGCGACCGGTTCGCGGGCGGACCGGCCACCGCGCACGCCCCGGGACACGAGGCGTCCGGCGAGCCGAACCTGGGCACCGAGGACGGGCACGACCACAGCACCCACGAGGGCACCGAGGGCGACCCGGCGGTGTACGACCCGGGCGCGACCCCCGGCCCGCGGTTCCGCGCCCGCGACGCGACGCTGCCGCCCGCCCCGCCCGGCCGGGAGCACCGGATCACGCTGACCGTCCGGGAGTCGGTGCGCGAGGTCGCCCCCGGCGTACGCCAGCGGACCTGGACGTACGACGACATGCTGCCCGGTCCCACGCTGCGCGGCCGGGTCGGCGACCGGTTCGTGGTGACGCTGGTCAACGAGGGCTCGACCGGCCACTCGATCGACTTCCACGCCTCCCAGGTGGCCCCGAACGCGCAGATGCGCAGCATCGAACCGGGTGAACGGCTCACCTACACGTTCACCGCACAGCGGGCCGGCGCGTTCATGTACCACTGCGGCAGCGCCCCGGCGGTGCACCACATCGGCAACGGCATGTTCGGCGCGATCATCGTCGACCCACCCCGGCTCGCGCCCGTGGACCGGGAGTTCGTCCTGGTCCAGTCGGAGCTGGCGCTCGGCCCGCAGGACGGGCTCGCCCGGCTGGGCAAGCTCTACCGGGCCGAGTACGACGCGGTGGCCTTCAACGGCTACGCCGGTCAGTACCGCTTCGCGCCGCTGACCGCCACCACCGGCACCCGCACCCGGATCTGGGTCGTCGACGCCGGGCCGTCGGCCCCGACCTCGTTCCACGTGGTCGGCACCGTCTTCGACACCGTCTACAAGGAAGGCGCCTACGTGCTGCGTCCCGACGCCGCCGCCGGTGGCGCCCAGTCGCTGGACCTGGCCCCCGCGCAGGGCGGCTTCGTCGAGTTCGCCTTCCCCGCACCCGGGCAGTACCCGATGCTCACCCACCGGTTCGCCGACGCCACCCGCGGCGCCGACGGCCTGTTCCAGGTGACACCGTGACGACGCCCCGACCGGCCGAGCGCCCAGGAGCCCTCCGATGAGCACCAGGACCCGCCGCCGCACCGCCCCGTCGACCCGGACGACCGGCAGCCCGGCCCGCCGTGCGCGCGGCCGGTGGGCCACGGCCGTGGCGGTGGCGGCAGCCGGCGCGGTGCTCGCCGCCGTGGTCGCCGCGACGGTCCTGCTCTCCGGCGCCGACCCGGGCGACGACCGGCAGGCCCGCGCCGGGGACTTCGGCCACGTCCACGCCCTCGCCGTCGACCCGGGCACTGGCCGCGTGCACCTCGCGACCCACCACGGCCTGTACCGCGTCGACGGCGCCAGGTCGGCGGTGCGGGTGTCGGCGCACACCTCGGACCTGATGGGGTTCGCCGTGACCGGCCCGGGCCGGTTCGTCGCCTCCGGGCACCCCGGCGAGGGCGACGACGGGCCCGGCAACCTCGGCCTGGTCGAATCGACCGACGCCGGCGGCACCTGGACGGCCACCTCGCTGTCGGGTCGGGCGGACTTCCACGGCCTGCGCGCCGCGCACGGTGCGCTGTACGGGTACAACTCCACCGACGGCGCGTTCATGGTCAGCACCGACCGCCGTACCTGGGAACACCGCTCGTTGACCGCGATCGGCGCGTTCGACGTCGACCCCGCCGACCCCGACGAGGTGCTCGCCGTGGGCCGCAACGGGCTGCAACGCTCCACCGACGGCGGGCGCGGCTGGCATCCGCTGGCGCCGGCGCCGCCGCTGGTCGTGCTCACCTGGCCGGCCGGGCAGGACCTGTACGGCGCCGACGCCGAGGGCGTCGTCTGGCACTCGGGCGACGCCGGGACGACCTGGCAGCGGCGCGGCCGGGCCGGCGCTGCCGCCCGCGCCATGACCGGGCACGGGGCGTCGCTGTACCTGGCGACCGCGGACGACCGGGTCCTGGTCAGTGACGACGGGGGCGCCTCCTGGCGAACCCACTACGAGCCGGCATGACACCCCTGCCGTCCGGTCCGGAGCCGGTGGTGCTCGACGGGGGCGACCGTGGCTGCGTGCGGCTCCTGCTGGAACTGCGCGCCCTGGTCGCCGACGTCGCCCCGGGCACCGTCGTCCACCTGCGCACCACCGACCCCGCCGCGCCGCTCGACCTGCCCGCCTGGTGCCACCTGACCGGCCACGGCTACCTCGGGCCGATCCCCCACCACGGCGCCCCCACGTACGGCATCCGCACCCACCGGACCGCGGGCGTGGGCACCGACCCGGACAACCCGTGGCGTCCGGCCCGGCCCCGGTGACGGGGCCCGCCGCGACGCGACACCGGTGCTCGGCGGTCGCGCGGCGCAGTGCCGGGGTGCCCCGCCGGGGCGCGCCGCGGGGCGGGACCTAAGGCTCTGTCCCGGCGCGAAGCACGGGCACAGGCTGACCGTGATCACCGCGCCGGAGGCCGGTGGTGAGAACCGCGTCGGTACACCGGTGGCGCCTGGTCGGCGCGCCGGCAGAGGGAGGGTCGAGATGACAGACGGCGTCGTGCATGCGGCGGTGCCCGGCCGTGGCAGGGGCGTGCTGGCGGACGTGTGGGGTCGTTCCGTGGCCCGCGACACGGCCCTGGTCGTCGGCGCCGCGCTCGGTGTCGGTGTCGCCGCGCAGGTGGCGCTGCCGGTGCCCGGCTCGCCGGTGCCGGTCACCGGACAGACCTTCGCCGTGCTGCTCGCCGGGGCGACCCTCGGCCCGGCGCGGGCAACGGTCGGCATGCTGCTCTACCTCGTGGCCGGCGGCCTCGGCGTGCCGTGGTTCGCCGGCGGCACGGCCGGCTGGCCGACCGCGACCATGGGCTACCTGCTGGGCTTCGTGCTCGCGGCGGCGCTGGTCGGCCGGCTGGCCGCGGCCGGGGCGGACCGGCGACCGGCCCGCGCGCTGGGCATGATGGCCGCCGGCGACGCGCTGATCTACCTGACCGGCGTGCCGTGGCTGGCCGCCACGACGGGGATGTCGTTGTCCCGGGCGGTGGCCGTGGGAATGCTGCCCTTCCTCGCCGGGGACCTGCTCAAGGCCCTGCTGGCGGCCGGCCTGCTGCCCGTGTCCTGGCGTCTGGTGGGCCGGCTGCCCGACCCGTCGGCCCCGGCACGGGCTCCCCGGTGACCGCCGGAGGCGACCCCGGCGTCCCGGTGGTCATCCAGGGTGGCATGGGGGTGGGCGTCTCCGGGTGGCGGCTGGCCCGGGCGGTGGCCCGCACCGGCCAGCTGGGCGTGGTCTCCGGTGTGGCCCTCGACGCGCTGCTCGCCCGACGCCTGCAGGACGGCGACCCGGACGGGCACGTACGACGGGCGCTGGCCCACTTCCCCGACCCCACGCTGGTCGACCGGACGCTGCGCCGCTACTTCGTGCCCGGCGGGACCGACCGGACCCGGCCGTACCGGCCGGTGCCCCGGCTCGCGCTGCGCTCGCACCGCCACGGGCAGGAACTGGCAATGCTGGGCAACTTCGTCGAGGTGTTCCTCGCCAAGGAGGGCCACCACGGGTCGGTCGGGGTGAACTACCTGGAGAAGGTCCAGATGGCCACCCCGGCGGCGGTGTACGGCGCGATGCTGGCCGGCGTGGACCACGTGTTGATGGGCGCCGGACTGCCGACCGAGATCCCCGGTCTGCTCGACACCCTGGCCGCGCACCGCCCGGCCCGGCTGTCGGTCACCGTGCAGGCGGCCTCGGCGGGTCACCGTTCCCACGTCACCGTCGACCCGGCCGACCTGCTCCGGGACATCCCCGCACCGGTACGACGTCCGCGCCTGCTGGCCATCGTCTCGTCCGCCGTGCTCGCCGCCTACCTCGCCCGTGACGACACCACCCGACCGGACGGCTTCGTGGTGGAGACACCGCTGGCGGGCGGGCACAGCGCCCGCCCACGGGGCGCGTTGCGACTCACCGCCGACGGCGAGCCGGTGTACGGGCCCCGCGACGGGGTCGACCCGGCCAAGGTGGCTGCGCTGGGTCTGCCGTTCTGGATCGCCGGCGGCCGGTGCGGTCCGGACCACCTGGCCGCCGCGCGGGACGCGGGCGCCACCGGAGTGCAGGTGGGCACGGCGTTCGCGCTGTGCCGGGAGTCGGGACTCGACCCGACGTTGCGCCGCCGCATGCTGGCCCGGGCGGCTCCCGGCACCCTGGTGGTACGCAACCACGCCGGCGTGTCGCCCACCGGATTCCCGTTCAAGCTGGTGCACCTGCCCGGCACCGCCGCCGACGACGACGTCTACGCCGACCGGCCGCGCCACTGCGACCTCGGCTACCTCCGCACGCCGTACCAGCGCCCGGACGGCAGGGTGGGGTACCGCTGCCCGGCCGAGCCGGTGGACGACTACCTGCGCAAGGGCGGGGCGGTCGAGGACACCGTCGGCAGCCGCTGCCTGTGCAACGGCCTCGTCGCCGCCGTCGGTCTGGGGCAGCGCCGGCCGGACGGCTACCGCGAACCACCGCTGCTGACCCTGGGACAGGATCTGTCCTTCCTGGCCCCGCTGATGGGCGAACGGGACGACTACGGCGCCGCCGACGTCGTCGACTACCTGCTCGGGGCGTCCCCCGCCTGAACGGCGACGGGGCCCACCCGACCCGGACCGCTGTCGGGGCCCGCTCCCTCCGGCGGGCGCCGCAGCGGTCCCCCCGCAAGACCGATGGCCGTGACCGGCGATCCTGCCGGTCACGGCCATCGGCCGGTTCGGTACGGTCCGACCCGAGCCGGCGCCGCGACTCGCGGTGGACCCACCCGACGGCTCAGCCGCAGTTGCCCCAGCTGTACCGGCCGGCGCCCTGCCAGCTGGTGCCGTACAGCACCTCGCCGCTGTACATCACACACCGATCCCGGGCGGAGCGCTGGATCGCGGCGTAGTACTTGAAGCTCCCGGAGTCGTAGACCCAGGAACTGCCCTCCACCCGGATTCCGGCGGACACCCCGGTCGTCGAGCCGACGGCCACCCGCTTGAGGGTGGCGACGCAGTTGTACGCGGTGGCGCTGTTGTACATCAGGTAGACGTCGCCCACCTTGGTGCCGTCCGAGGCGTAGATCGACCGGTGGCCGTCACTGGCGTAGGCCCACGAGCCACCGAAGTCGTTGTTGCACGCCTGCGCCGCGGTGAACGGATTCGCCGCCGCCTGTGCGGGCGAGGCGAGTGACACCGCCGCCACGGTCGCGGCGATGATCGAGACGGCCAGTCGTCGTGCTGATCCGCGCATGCAGTCCCCCAATGCTGTGACGCGAAGATCGCGCTGTCGAGCCGCCATGATCCCACAATGGAGGGTCGCCAAGATCAGGGGCGGCACCCGCCCGGCGGGCAGTAGGATCACGACCGGCGGCGCCGTCGCCTCCGCCACCCCGGAGCGCCCATGTCCGAGCAGCCACCCGCCGCCGGTGCGGCCCGAAGACGCGGTGTCCGTCGCGCCCTGGCCGTCGCGTGGCTGGTCGCCGTCGCCGCGCTCCCGGCCGGGGCGTCGGTGGCCGACGCGCCCGGGTCCACGACGCTGCGGGTGCTCCAGATGAACCTGTGCAACAGCGGTCGCGCCGGCTGCTACACCGGCCGGTCGGTGGCCGAGGCCGTCGCGGTGATCCGCGCCGACGCGCCGGACCTGGTCACCCTCAACGAGATCTGCCAGGACGACGTGGCCGTGCTGGAACGCGCGTTCGCCGAGGTCCGCCCCGGCGGCAGCGTCGGGTCGGCGTTCACGGTCGCCGGTGACCGCCCGAGCGGCGACGCCACCCGGTGCCGCAACGGCAGGCCGTACGGGATCGGACTGCTGATCCGCTTCCCGCAGCCGTACCGGGGGCACTCGGTGCACAGCGGGATGCACCCGGCGCAGGACCTCGCCGACCCCGAGCAGCGGGCCTGGCTCTGCGTGCACGTCCCGGACGTCGTGCACGCCTGCACCACGCACCTGGCCGCCACCAGTGGCGCCGTCGCGCTGGCCCAGTGCGGCCACCTGCTCCACACGGTCGTGCCGACGATCCGCAGCGGCGCCGGGTACGCGCCCACCGTGGTCGGCGGCGACCTCAACCTCCGGCACGGCGGCTCACCCGACGTGCGCTCGTGCCTGCCACCGGGCTACCGGCGCGTCGACGACGGCGCCGTGCAACAGATCCTCACTGACGTCACCGT
This genomic interval from Micromonospora coxensis contains the following:
- a CDS encoding nitronate monooxygenase; this translates as MGVGVSGWRLARAVARTGQLGVVSGVALDALLARRLQDGDPDGHVRRALAHFPDPTLVDRTLRRYFVPGGTDRTRPYRPVPRLALRSHRHGQELAMLGNFVEVFLAKEGHHGSVGVNYLEKVQMATPAAVYGAMLAGVDHVLMGAGLPTEIPGLLDTLAAHRPARLSVTVQAASAGHRSHVTVDPADLLRDIPAPVRRPRLLAIVSSAVLAAYLARDDTTRPDGFVVETPLAGGHSARPRGALRLTADGEPVYGPRDGVDPAKVAALGLPFWIAGGRCGPDHLAAARDAGATGVQVGTAFALCRESGLDPTLRRRMLARAAPGTLVVRNHAGVSPTGFPFKLVHLPGTAADDDVYADRPRHCDLGYLRTPYQRPDGRVGYRCPAEPVDDYLRKGGAVEDTVGSRCLCNGLVAAVGLGQRRPDGYREPPLLTLGQDLSFLAPLMGERDDYGAADVVDYLLGASPA
- a CDS encoding biotin transporter BioY; amino-acid sequence: MTDGVVHAAVPGRGRGVLADVWGRSVARDTALVVGAALGVGVAAQVALPVPGSPVPVTGQTFAVLLAGATLGPARATVGMLLYLVAGGLGVPWFAGGTAGWPTATMGYLLGFVLAAALVGRLAAAGADRRPARALGMMAAGDALIYLTGVPWLAATTGMSLSRAVAVGMLPFLAGDLLKALLAAGLLPVSWRLVGRLPDPSAPARAPR
- a CDS encoding endonuclease/exonuclease/phosphatase family protein, with the protein product MSEQPPAAGAARRRGVRRALAVAWLVAVAALPAGASVADAPGSTTLRVLQMNLCNSGRAGCYTGRSVAEAVAVIRADAPDLVTLNEICQDDVAVLERAFAEVRPGGSVGSAFTVAGDRPSGDATRCRNGRPYGIGLLIRFPQPYRGHSVHSGMHPAQDLADPEQRAWLCVHVPDVVHACTTHLAATSGAVALAQCGHLLHTVVPTIRSGAGYAPTVVGGDLNLRHGGSPDVRSCLPPGYRRVDDGAVQQILTDVTVGARRSVGLRGATDHPGLLATLTVDPARSPSGIAGHGPGGARPRP
- a CDS encoding sulfurtransferase TusA family protein translates to MTPLPSGPEPVVLDGGDRGCVRLLLELRALVADVAPGTVVHLRTTDPAAPLDLPAWCHLTGHGYLGPIPHHGAPTYGIRTHRTAGVGTDPDNPWRPARPR
- a CDS encoding F510_1955 family glycosylhydrolase encodes the protein MSTRTRRRTAPSTRTTGSPARRARGRWATAVAVAAAGAVLAAVVAATVLLSGADPGDDRQARAGDFGHVHALAVDPGTGRVHLATHHGLYRVDGARSAVRVSAHTSDLMGFAVTGPGRFVASGHPGEGDDGPGNLGLVESTDAGGTWTATSLSGRADFHGLRAAHGALYGYNSTDGAFMVSTDRRTWEHRSLTAIGAFDVDPADPDEVLAVGRNGLQRSTDGGRGWHPLAPAPPLVVLTWPAGQDLYGADAEGVVWHSGDAGTTWQRRGRAGAAARAMTGHGASLYLATADDRVLVSDDGGASWRTHYEPA
- a CDS encoding multicopper oxidase domain-containing protein; the encoded protein is MTDEQTQEPPQPPDARRHRPGRLVAGGLALVLLLGTAYAAGDRFAGGPATAHAPGHEASGEPNLGTEDGHDHSTHEGTEGDPAVYDPGATPGPRFRARDATLPPAPPGREHRITLTVRESVREVAPGVRQRTWTYDDMLPGPTLRGRVGDRFVVTLVNEGSTGHSIDFHASQVAPNAQMRSIEPGERLTYTFTAQRAGAFMYHCGSAPAVHHIGNGMFGAIIVDPPRLAPVDREFVLVQSELALGPQDGLARLGKLYRAEYDAVAFNGYAGQYRFAPLTATTGTRTRIWVVDAGPSAPTSFHVVGTVFDTVYKEGAYVLRPDAAAGGAQSLDLAPAQGGFVEFAFPAPGQYPMLTHRFADATRGADGLFQVTP